One window of Tachysurus vachellii isolate PV-2020 chromosome 21, HZAU_Pvac_v1, whole genome shotgun sequence genomic DNA carries:
- the rbm48 gene encoding RNA-binding protein 48, whose protein sequence is MASSSGSSVWDIPRVYKHHEQQKVCDTRPKYREGRRLKAVKVYTINLESRFLLVQGVPAIGVMTELVQLFALYGAIEEYRVLDEYPAEQFTEVYLIKFQKLTSARAAKRNTDEKSFYGGILHVCYAPEHESVEDVRKKLQDRRRYINRACNKSETECQKERTGSKKPADSSAPEPANARGDGDRAQTETSNPNTYSGFPLLPLPSQEEAPQQCLSSWGFKSHSLQTSEPTEDKMGSLHHFIPANEVLSKQTSNFTNSASAKKDERDRTQKSKNPPFIAPRFIPRTTHLENRKRKMEDSMDLLGMSDKNTPMFGPKLPEQERMDMKDASLNTTANLIRQTMAKVSTFPTETKTTSTTTSKPRRRI, encoded by the exons ATGGCGTCGTCCTCCGGTAGCTCTGTTTGGGACATACCACGAGTATACAAACATCATGAGCAACAAAAAGTCTGTGACACAAGACCAAAGTACAGGGAGGGAAGAAGACTGAAAGCCGTCAAG gtgtaCACTATTAATTTGGAGTCTCGGTTTCTCCTGGTTCAAGGAGTACCTGCTATTGGCGTGATGACAGAACTGGTTCAACTTTTTGCACTTTATGGAGCAATAGAGGAATATAGAGTTCTTGATGAATATCCAGCTGAACAATTCACTGAAGTATATCTCATAAAATTTCAGAAACTTACAAGTGCAAG gGCTGCTAAGCGGAACACTGatgaaaaaagtttttatgGTGGGATACTTCATGTCTGTTATGCTCCTGAACACGAGTCTGTAGAAGACGTAAGAAAGAAGCTGCAAGACAGGAGGCGCTACATAAACAGAGCGTGTAATAAATCAG AAACAGAATGTCAAAAGGAACGCACAGGGTCCAAAAAACCTGCGGACTCGTCAGCACCGGAACCGGCAAACGCACGGGGAGATGGAGACCGCGCTCAAACGGAGACTTCAAATCCCAACACTTATTCAGGGTTTCCACTGTTGCCCTTACCATCACAGGAAGAAGCCCCTCAGCAGTGTTTATCTTCATGGGGATTTAAATCACACAGTCTACAAACAAGTGAACCTACAGAGGATAAGATGGGATCGCTACATCATTTCATCCCAGCTAACGAAGTACTTTCTAAACAGACCTCAAATTTTACAAACTCAGCATCTGCTAAAAAGGACGAAAGAGACAGGACTCAAAAATCCAAAAATCCTCCATTCATTGCACCAAGGTTTATACCAAGGACAACACATTTGGAaaacagaaagaggaaaatGGAGGATAGTATGGATTTGTTGGGAATGTCAGACAAAAATACTCCCATGTTTGGACCAAAACTACCAGAACAAGAGAGAATGGACATGAAAGATGCTTCATTAAACACAACAGCCAACTTAATCAGGCAAACAATGGCAAAG gttTCTACATTTCCCACAGAAACAAAAACCACCAGTACCACCACCTCAAAGCCACGAAGAAGAATTTAA
- the LOC132837493 gene encoding progranulin-like: protein MIAVLVLLMVGLVSTNTVCPDGTECQDKNTCCLTKTGYACCQYPSAMCCPDMAHCCPQGYQCDQESLLCVNKALPWYKIPHSRQISTEGEEKKSLVTPVNSDNPSVAVVHCDNVYTCPDGTTCCRTPYGQWSCCPYAVGQCCFDGIHCCPFGYHCDSTSTHCLRGALRFPASQQIAAMQSNTIQDSCC from the exons ATGATTGCTGTGTTAGTGTTGCTTATGGTAGGGCTGGTTTCTACCAATACTGTCTGTCCAGACGGGACAGAATGTCAAGACAAAAATACTTGCTGCCTAACTAAAACGGGATATGCATGCTGCCAATATCCATCT GCTATGTGTTGTCCAGACATGGCCCACTGCTGTCCACAAGGCTACCAATGTGACCAAGAGTCCCTGTTGTGTGTAAACAAGGCGCTTCCGTGGTATAAAATCCCTCATTCCCGTCAGATATCCACAGAGGGGGAAGAGAAAAAATCTCTTGTAACTCCAGTGAACTCTGACAATCCTTCTGTCGCAGTGGTTCACTGTGACAACGTCTATACCTGCCCTGATGGTACTACGTGCTGCAGAACTCCTTATGGACAGTGGTCATGCTGCCCATATGCTGTG GGTCAGTGCTGCTTTGATGGGATCCACTGCTGTCCCTTTGGTTATCACTGTGACAGCACATCCACCCACTGTTTAAGAGGAGCACTGAGATTTCCTGCTTCCCAACAGATTGCTGCCATGCAGAGCAACACCATTCAG GATTCATGCTGTTAG
- the LOC132837573 gene encoding progranulin-like: MIAVLVLLMVGLVSTNTVCPDGTECQDKNTCCLTKTGYACCQYPSAMCCPDMAHCCPQGYQCDQESLLCVNKALPWYKIPHSRQISTEGGEKKSLVTPVNSDNPSVAVVHCDNVYTCPDGTTCCRTPYGQWSCCPYAVGQCCFDGIHCCPFGYHCDSTSTHCLRGALRFPASQQIAAMQSNTIQDSCC; encoded by the exons ATGATTGCTGTGTTAGTGTTGCTTATGGTAGGGCTGGTTTCTACCAATACTGTCTGTCCAGACGGGACTGAATGTCAAGACAAAAATACTTGCTGCCTAACTAAAACGGGATATGCATGCTGCCAATATCCATCT GCTATGTGTTGTCCAGACATGGCCCACTGCTGTCCACAAGGCTACCAATGTGACCAAGAGTCCCTGTTGTGTGTAAACAAGGCGCTTCCGTGGTATAAAATCCCTCATTCCCGTCAGATATCCacagaggggggagagaaaAAATCTCTTGTAACTCCAGTGAACTCTGACAATCCTTCTGTCGCAGTGGTTCACTGTGACAACGTCTATACCTGCCCTGATGGTACTACGTGCTGCAGAACTCCTTATGGACAGTGGTCATGCTGCCCATACGCTGTG GGTCAGTGCTGCTTTGATGGGATCCACTGCTGTCCCTTTGGTTATCACTGTGACAGCACATCCACCCACTGTTTAAGAGGAGCACTGAGATTTCCTGCTTCCCAACAGATTGCTGCCATGCAGAGCAACACCATTCAG GATTCATGCTGTTAG
- the clxn gene encoding calaxin: protein MSALSKKLIQNLAETLSKQVKHFNKTEAEYLIRLFNTLLGEQTTERKVPHGLDRGTFRNILHNTFGLTDDMIMDRVFRAFDKDNDSYITVKEWIEGLAVFLRGTLNEKIKFCFDVYDLNGDGYISREEMFHMLKNSLIRQLTEEDPDEGIKDLVEIILKKMDYDHDSRLSYSDFEKAVRDENLLLEAFGSCLPDTKCIQAFEQHAFQDTTRP from the exons ATGTCTGCGCTGAGTAAGAAGTTAATTCAAAACTTGGCTGAAACTCTATCTAAACAAGTTAAACACT TTAATAAAACTGAAGCAGAGTATCTGATCCGGCTGTTTAACACACTGCTGGGAGAACAGACAACAGAGAGGAAAGTGCCTCATGGACTGGACCGGGGCACATTCCGCAACATCCTGCACAACACCTTCGGACTGACTGATGATATGATTATGGACCGAG TTTTCCGTGCCTTTGACAAGGACAATGATAGCTACATCACTGTTAAAGAGTGGATAGAAGGACTAGCGGTCTTCCTCCGAGGGACActgaatgagaaaataaaat TCTGTTTTGACGTGTACGACTTGAATGGGGACGGCTACATATCCCGAGAGGAAATGTTCCATATGCTGAAGAATAGCCTAATCAGACAGCTGACCGAGGAAGACCCTGATGAAGGAATAAAGGACCTCGTGGAAATAATACTAAAGAAAATG GATTATGACCACGACAGCAGACTTTCCTATTCAGACTTTGAAAAGGCTGTGAGGGATGAAAATCTGTTATTAGAGGCTTTTGGATCTTGTCTTCCTGACACAAAG tgtataCAGGCTTTTGAGCAACACGCATTCCAGGATACAACGAGGCCCTGA
- the LOC132837640 gene encoding granulin-1-like, translating into CVHVYTCPDGTTCCRTPYGQWSCCPYAVGQCCFDGIHCCPFGYHCDSTSTHCLRGALRFNASQQIAAMQSNTIQDSCC; encoded by the exons TGTGTCCACGTCTATACCTGCCCTGATGGTACTACGTGCTGCAGAACTCCTTATGGACAGTGGTCATGCTGCCCATACGCTGTG GGTCAGTGCTGCTTTGATGGGATCCACTGCTGTCCCTTTGGTTATCACTGTGACAGCACATCCACCCACTGTTTAAGAGGAGCACTGAGATTTAATGCTTCCCAACAGATTGCTGCCATGCAGAGCAACACCATTCAG GATTCATGCTGTTAG